DNA from Magnolia sinica isolate HGM2019 chromosome 19, MsV1, whole genome shotgun sequence:
TAcgataaatataggcccaaaggtccaatgggcctatctagaaagttctagcccaatAAGGCCTAAAAGTCTAACAATTAGTTAAAAATATGGACCCAATAAAATGCAACTGGGCTGGGCCTCaaatgtgcactaattaagcccaaaaaaagtAGAGGTTAACATGCATAGCGTGTACACAAAAAAAATCCTCAGCCTGGTGGGCCCCTCAACCCCCAAAATAATCATCTATATATAGAAATTTCTGGGtacttgctgaaatttcagcctACTCGCTTCTTGGGCCTGCTGGAGCCCAGAAACTGGTAAACATGAGGTGAATATAGTTCCAAGGGTGGCCAACAATGTGTACAGGGGCCCCACCAGATCAAGTGGGCCTTGCTGCTGGACTGAAAGTCCATCAACAGCCCAATGCAGTGGGTGTCCCAACCAGGTGGGCGATCCATGAGCCTGGACGGCTGCCCAAAACCAagcccaaggtgggccccaccatggacgtCCCACAAAGGTTGAgccccatccaagtgggccacaccaaatgggtgaaaggatggatgaaacactacatcatggCGGCCTTAAGGAGGGTgggacggccagcccatgctAGACGTCAACCACCATGGGACGTCCAGCATGGCTGCTAGTCAACCATGTTTCCCCCAAATTTAGGTGGTCCACATGACCCCCAATCGTGTATGATGGGTCCCAGTAAGGTGGGTTACAGTGGAGAGAAATTTTGAGGCCAATAGACATGCCAATTAATTTATACAATTTGTGGACAACAAGATATATCTAAAATATCTGCTGCTATAAAAATGTTGTTGTTCCCAACTTTGGCACCTAATGGGGTGGTctaggcccatcaaatcaaaggggAAATGTGTGGATTTGATGTTCCCATGTatggacaacaagtggggtccactggagtggcccactttctcaAAAATCAAGGTGCAATAGGTCCATTTTTTGCATGCAGGACTGCTGGACAGTCCAACCCTCTTGGGTCCACTCCATGGGTCTCAAAACAAGGATAGGTGGTGTGGGCTtcatcctacatcaaggtggggtcgacACCTCAGAAAACCCCAAAAGAAATCAGGGAGAAAAGCCTTGCAGACAGGCCTAAAACAATGCCCAAAATCATACATCCAATGGGTCTaaaatttggacagcaacatatgctgtccattTCCAGCCCACAGAAAAATATCCACAACGAttaatgctcaaataatataagtagggtccacctagatggaccataAAAATTTCGGACCCATTCCCAATCAAAGatctccaagaaaatcaagcattTGGGGTCATCCAACCCGTGCATGCAACATGCATAGGGACGTCCAACCTAGTGGGCCTGGGCATCCCAAAAATCTGAGGGTCTGGGACGTTTGtggtacatcagtgggccaccaatcATCATGAGAAAAATCGACgaaataaatagagagagagagagagagatcaacggCCATAGGGGAGGATTCCGGTACTATGAATCCTCCACCATTACAATCACACATACATCcttcatagatcatgcatgcatgtgatcttacaATCCAAAGAAGTTGCTGATGCTATCCCTAACATCCATGCTATGGTCTAGATGACTAAACAAGATCCTAGATCAAaaaaattcatcatggtgggtccatggagaatggcccaccatggaaacgtGCATGCATGAAATAGGCCTTTTGCCTCTCATAATGGAGTGATGTAGGACTTCCACcaatgattggtgggtcctacatactacCAAATGCTCTATAAAAGAAatgcaagaagaaaagaaggaagaagctcCATATACATCATCCACCTCTTATATCTTCAAACTTCTACAAACACTATGCTTCTCAAGCTTCAAGGGTCAaagatcaatggtcaagatggtGTTTCAAGGGTGAGATGGAGGGAAAATGAGGGAGAAAAGGGGacgaaaaatggtgaaaatggtgGGACATCCCAACCTCTTACAATTGGAAAGAGAGgaatgaaatgaaagagaaagaagagaaaggagagttGTAGAGAAGAAATTAATGATGAAAGTATAAGGAAATGATGGGTTGTAAGGCCTAGGGAAGAAAAAGGCCATGATGGCTTTTTGGGATAGAGAGTGTAATGATGGTTTGCTAGGGAAGAAATCCATAATTGTTGGGCTAGGCCTTAGGGTCTAGGGCTATAGGGTAGGTAGGCTAGGTAACTAGGCTAGCTGGGTAGCGTTCATGAAAAAAtgtgcaatagggtgggccaccttgGGGAACGTGCACACCACCCTAGCTGGGCCCCACGATCATATTAAATAGTTCATCATGGTGCATACCTCATATATCATTATCTAGAACTCGGATGaacgcacgagatgcggcgttggaaccgcggcgatgatgcggtcgcaatggaacaagtctcgggtcgaaacGGATCGAGTCTatatgaccgaactcaaggggcatcacaaatgaaatctacaggtcatgggtcaccgagattcgaccggtaggaccacgaGACCTAGAGGAACGAAatgcatatacacacacacacacacactcggtTAGGGTCTcacaactttagaagtcttgggttggttctccatttCCATAGGGGTCATATGTTCGCTACTGATGAATCTTATGGCATGTCATAACTTCATTTTGATGAGGTCATCTCTTGCCAACAAATAATgggatttctctgcataaccctttacTGCTCGGCCATCCTATCAACAATTTtagttttgttggaataatacatgATCGTAATCTCGAGGGATGAATCACATGTACAACAACTGCTTCATCTGCGACCATGTGTGGATTGGTGCTTTTATTTGCCTCATCTGTGTGAGTTATAATTGCTCTCACCAAGCTGAAGCTtcgcctttcaacttgtaggccacaaatttTACCTTTTTCGCTTCAGGAATTTTCATATAGTCAAAGAATCaatcaacttcagaaagccaatcgagaaaatctccAATGTGAAGTTGACCATTGAAGCTAGAGATATCGACCTTCATCCTAGACTCTCGATTTGCCCGATCTATTTGATCATCGACTTTTTTTGAGATATTGGAGGACCATGTCGATGACCTCCTCATCGCTGGATCTTCCTTCCTCAAGAATAATCATTTGGTGCACCGCCAACACAATCCTTCAATCAAGGTGATTACGAGTCCCAGCCCAGCACCTGCTGACGGCGGATCACCGTTATAAACACGAAGCTGCCCTATGGCTTCCGTTATgggatcgatggaagcctgcattTCTCGTATGGCTTATTGATTCTCTTGCTGCGCTGTTTCGAAATCTCATAAAAGATGATTTCATGGAGCACCGTCCATAGGATTGTTACTCGACCCCTCATTAGAAGCCATAGATCTGAGGAGAAAACCTCattctgataccaaactgacgtaaGGAAGGACGTGTTAAGGTTGAGCGCTATCTTTCTTAGGGAGATAACTACTacaaatccacagagcttctctagactcctcatagagatgccTTGAATCTACGATGAAagatataaactagaaataattctagaaattttgaaataaattgcttgataattgtctaatgtgtgtgtccctgttacaccattaatataggaaaaagaaaaccaaaatttgtaattaccaaaaataacaaaattctaattctaataaaaatcctagttctaataaaactcttccaaatcctaatttctaaaaataaaaatcctaaataAACTTTTTTTTAGAAGACTCCtaacataattacaagttatttctaaaaaagaagaaaaatctaaaactctaaaaataagaataagaaaaaaaattcagaattactaaaaatagtaatttttccttaaaattttgtttttgagcTAAAAGCACGCATTTTTTGACAAAACGGATAGACATGACTCACTTTGTGAATCAGTTCACCTCGGATGACCCgttacagtaaagattgataggttgtgcatccCGTATCGATAGCCAGATCAAAAGTCATGATCAATTTACgatcaccttcttttggtccaaccatgctaggaatgtatcggtgtcatgtcctacatcaacaCCCCTAGTTTgattgcaccaaatttcatgaaatatcatgaaattttgcatAATTCAGCCTTATTAGTCACAAAATGTcgccaaatttcatgaaatttgctGCAACCAAACTCAGCCTTAGCTTTCTTATCTAAGCCAAATAAATTCTTTTCCCAAATACCTAGTGTTCAATGGCACATCAGAGAACCCAAGCtaaccgtccagatggtgggccCAATGAGGATGAGCATAGTATTAATTTACCAGAAATCTAAGTAAAAAGCATTCAATTGTACCAAGTTTATTCAAGTGAGATATCAACCATACAATATCCATACATTTATTATTGGGCGGCATCATGGAATTAGATATCACACAAGGCAAGTGATTCTAACCACTGATTTGATGACCACCAGCAATTGGGCGAAGTTTGGAAAAGGTCCAGCCAACAGTCAATGATCAATAGGTAAAAGTCCTGTAATGGATGGCTGTGATCATCTAATGGATACAAGTAACATATAATAGATTATTAAACCATatgatttaaatttaaaaaaaaaaaaagaaaaaaaaaaaaaaagagagtaaaatcaATGAATGaccgaaaaagaaaaaagaaagacgaGGGAGGGGGTGATCAGAAATCCACATCGCACTTGGTCCCAATAAATCCAACGGCCGAGGAGCTTCCATTCGTCGTTAAAGGGACCTTCAACTCGCACTCGAAATCTGGCTTGAAGCGCTTAGTCTTGACTGATCCAATCTTAAACCTAATCCTTGCATAGATCTCAACGTCAATGGAGAAAAACCCTTCTCCCTTCTCCCTATTGAAATCAACAACATCAGAATTCTCCAGTCGAATGGGAACGTCCCCAACAAAGACCGGACGGAGATTGGTAGTATTTTTATGGCCTTGATAAAAAGCCGGCAAAGGCGAGTAAGCAAACCGCTCTCCTTCGTAGTAAGCTTTAGCTTCAAGCCTATCGTAGTAAATGCCGATCCGCTTGTTGGGGTTCCTTATAACGACGTCTAGTGTAAGGTTGTAATGGAGAGTGTTGTTGGTGATGAGATCGAACTCAGTTAACGTTGCGCTCCTGACGTAGACTTTCATCTTTGAAGGGCGGAAAACGAGCCAGAGAACGAGGGTTGTGATGCCAAGCACGACAATAATGGCGACGATGAGGTTGAATAAGGTGGTCCTTAAGCCACCTCTCCGTCGATCGCGCCAATGGTGGCCTTGTTGGGGAGGGATAGGTGGGCCATAGTAAGCTCCATTCAAGGAGGCATGTTTTTCATCGGCCatgctcagagagagagagagagagagagagagagagagagagatagagagaatggtGATGTGGTATGTGGGGGAGAAGGGAGAATGATTTATAGCCGTTGCCCGTTGGAGAATATTCAACATAGGTGGCGATTAGATTGGATGTGAGCAATTATCTTTTCTGAAACATTGATCAGACCAAAATAGTTCGTTAGACGCATTGGAAACTCTAGAAGAGTCCAGATGGGTGATTGGTCTCTATGTTGTAACTGATTTAAACCGTCCCCTTGCATGGTCAgcggtatggcccactagatggacttTCCAAATCAACGATATTGGCCTGAAATCATCATTTTATGGGTGGTTGATTAGAAGGTTTGGATCATCCGATAAAACTTCTAGGGAGGCATGAAAAATCCAATCTGGTACTCAATAAATGGACGGTCCACTTACCTGAGTATTTATTGGGCCTGCCAAATTAATGGATCTTGACCATCTGTATTGCTTGCCATTGAGATTGCTTGATCTCACTCGTTGTTAAGAGACGTAGGCAATTAAAACTGGGTCCCACAGATCATTATTTTTGCAAGCCATCAATCAGATGGCTGATGGCTTGGATTGTTCAATCAAATTGATTTCTGAGAGATTTCAGCAACTGAAGGTGGagcctatatatatatgtgtgtgtgtgtgtgtggtcagtTTCAGTGATGGACTTGTCTAGATCGGCTCAATTCTGGGCCATTTAATCGGATGGTTAAGAACTCATCACACTCATCTGGGCAATCCAGGTTGGCCGTTatggtggacggtccagattcgcTGGTGCGTCCTTCACCGGATAGTAATCAATCTGAAAGTACTATGAGCCAACACTACGATCGATCTCTGCCATAGTCAAGGAGAATGATCACAGAGGTGATCGACCTATGTGGGGCCAAACCGTGATGCGTATgtgaatccaaaccatgcatctggTTCACCGTACATCTCAAGAATCATCCTGATAAAAATCTAATTGTTCTCAAATGTTCCCTGTGATGGGAAATTATGATCCGACCATCTTTAAGGTCAGATTGGCCCAGCTACGTTTATGGACGGCTCAACCGAACTTCCTTCAAGTTCAGCTCAACCAGACGAGCGATCATTCTAGAGATACTTCACCAAAAGGGACCAGCAAACAAGATGTCCGAGCTATGACTTAGAATGATACAAGCTCGGATGAATCAGTCCGAACCATCCTCGGGCAAGTGACCAGGTCATGCCCTGATTACTTCAGCCTAGGCCGCCCCCACCCGACTCGGCGTAGTCCGGACTCAGTTTAGGAAAGCTATGCATAGCTCGTCTTCAGTTGACCAGCTGAGTTCCATCAGCTGAGCCAAGCTCACTCCAGTAACGTACGATCATATTAATTGCTCCGCCACGATCATGTGATAACTGACAACATCATCACGTGCACAGTTCTCGCCTAGTGACTGAGATTGTGTCGAGATTAAAGGACGCCCACATCCTACCAAACAATACAAATAAGGACCTCACCGAATGGgacaggtacgcaaaatctctcacccaaaaccccatCTACACAACTTAGATCAAgattccaggcctgactttggcattgcagggtcccctgctctagccagggtctccattgtcaTTCATTTGTACAAGTGCTCGGATCTAGGAGCTCGGAGAGGGTGaaccaaatttctgcatcaacattcCCTATTGTTCCCTtttgtatggctcacctgagttatAAACTAGGCTGGATTTTATAAATCTAGGCCTAACATGGAAGGATGTATTTAATGAATGGCTTAGATGACactcatacgtcatggtgggcctcacatgagactcgtccgagtcaactaGGATATACTGAACGGGTTCGATACAATGGGTCACCAGAGTCAGGCAAGTCAGCCGATAATCCCTGAGTTGGTGGAGTCATGACTTAACTTGAGATTGGATGAGTCAGTCCAAGATGCCCAAGTCTTAAATCCATGATATTGATGGTGCAATCTGAAACAAGTCCACAATGATGCAGGCTTGGACCCcaaattgaatttgaatttttcttACTATCATTGGAGGTGGCcatcaagtcgagtcgaactAAGTTAGGTCTAACCTGACGCGATTTGGCTTTGGAAAATCCCTGACCCGAATTCAATCCGACTCGGTACCGAATCCAGCAAGCCTAACTCGATCTGAGTCCAAGTCTTGGTTGGGCTAACctaaaccgagtccgactcgatcaaagatatcgagttggatcgagttggcaccgatttaGATCAGGTATTGggcttgatcattggatatgcttcaaatttggggataaaatggatggacaaagggGGATAAAATGGATCAGGACGGGACGGGATGGTGGACCGATGGGTGTCAGATGGGAAGGGATTGGGACTTCTTTTGGATCAGGTGCGGCGGGTAGGGTAGAGAGGATACAAattaggttttatatatatatatatatatatatatataaaccttacTCGACAAcccgagtcgagtcgggtttcgaatcgagttttgggttgagttactaggtaacttgaactcgactcgatttgagttcagattgggcgaagcctactcggctCAGACCGACTCAACCATTTGGTTCAGGTCAAGTTGAGTCTGAACGAGTCGAACGAGTCGAGTTAGGCTAGTCGAGTCGGttcatgcccagctctaactaTCATAGGGCCTAATATTTTGGCCTAATGAATTAACAGGCCATTTCAGGTCTAAGTTTCACAACATTTTATGTTGTACCTCTGGCTAGGCTCAAGCCCAGGTACATTTACGGCTATGATCTGCTTGGATTGGGTTTCAATTTTTAGGCATAGTTGGGAAAGGCGAAGATATTTGACCCAATTAATGAATAGGCCCATAAACTTGGCCCAGGGGAAGGCCCGATTAAAATATAGGCCCGATGCCCTGATGACTGATCCATGCCAACATGCCATTCGTGCAGGACATCGATACCTTGCAATtcgtgtgtcccaccatgaagattatcTAGCCACATTGTTGGAATCAATATACAACCGACAATCAAATAAGCTTTGTTTCCATGGGGTTTTGATAGAATGCGGGGCAGGCATCATAGTTACCATGCGTCACCTTGATTCAGCTTGTTCGTGCATGTACATATTGTTGGGGCACAAAATTaaagagaaagaaatgaaaaaagtgaaGAACTTAAagcagaaaggaagaaagaaaagaggtatttacaaagagaaagagaaagactcATTGTACGCGCAATGGAGATGTTGCGAGGGCCATTGCGCAACACAACGAGTCCTTACATATGAACTGCGCATTAGGGATAGATGGTAGATAAATTCAAGCCACACATGTGAAATGCTTATAAATATCCATTCACCCCCTTATTTGATTCATTCACAAGTTCAGAACTCAAGAAGATTTTCAGAGAGTTCAGGATTTCTCCAAGGCCTCCTTTGTCTCCTCCAAGTATTAcatgaaaagagaagaaaattaagaaaaaagagaagaatacCTGTTACGTTGGTATGCGTAATAGGTCTCCATTATGCGGCGCGCAACAAGACTGTTGcgcacacaatgatgtattttcaCATATGTATTCTTCCAGATCTTCACAAAAGATGATGATTTCCAacgtgatttgatcatctcttcccATATTATCATACTAGGCAAATGAAAAGGAGCATATAGAATTCTGAAGGATTCTTAGATCCGCGCAATCCTTTTTTCATAGAGATAAATACACTGCAAGCTGGAATGCCGTTGAAATCATTATTTAAATTATTTCTAGAGTTGTTGTTATATTAATTAAATTCACTTTATATTGGAATCAAGTGAAACACGAGTATGTAAATGAACTCTAAAATCAATAAAATATCTGATGATGATCACTCTCTTatatttctttgttattattgaataagatattCTCAATTACCATACATTCATTTTTTGTCAAAACACAGATCTGGATCATTCATCAGTTGGTGAAAACTGTGAATTTATCATGTACCAAAAACCAATATGGTCTGTTGATAAGGTAGATCACGCTCAACGTTGCAAACTCAATGCACATGTGTACCGTCTTTATTAATACcaataataatttttattatagtGACATGTTCCCTCTGCAACCTAATTAATGGACCGGATCGATCTGAGTGTGGGATCTGATGGTGGGGAAAAGGCCTCAACTTGGCTGGCCTGGACAAGGATTGTGTTCCTCTGGTCGGAAGCTGTGGGGAGCCCACAGAGATACTCGTGACAAATTCACTCCGTATATCGGTTTTGAAAGACAATGATAGAACATATATGCTTCTAAAAAACAGGCAGATCAaaactcatgtgaaccacaccacacaaacaaGCGGGAATTGAAACTgtgggggccactgaagttttgtatTAGAATGATATTTAcgtctacagtttatctgagtggcaaTGACCATATGAGCGATGAAGCTACCGTTCCCAGTGTTTTGTGTGGTCGGtcgcacatgagttttggatctggctgaattttagaatcatgtcccattgttatctttaaaaatgaagtGGGGCTCATGATTCTACAATCCAGGCCGTTAATCTTATATATGATCATATTCCTAGCTTCGAGTAGTGGACCTTTTCACATAAAAGTCATGGGTTTCTGTATGtctatttctaaccgtccattttcaatCCACAAATTGGAAGGTTAGGATTATACTATTGAGTGAATTTTTCTGGTATTGGTCCATGTAATAGAGAATCCATACACCAATGGTGTGGATCAGAGATCTGCGGGCTTCAATTATATATGAAATTCCGAGTGTCCAGTGGATATCACAGACCGGAGGATCATAAAATGCCTCTCTTTCGCACGAAGAAATCGCTAGCGCACGGCACCACTTTCAAACCCAACGAATTTTTTAGCAACAGTGTTGGACCGGAATCGTCTGCTACCTAGCGCGTAAAACACCTCAGCACTTTGGCGTCCACCATCTTTtaaatataaaatccactccctccattggGTCCTCTCCTCGCTGGAAATGAGGCGAAAAATCATCCATATCCGaaactaatgtgggccacaccacagggaacaatggagaGGAATGCCAACCATAGATTTGTCCGTGTGACCAGCAAGGTGTTTAGTtttcatcaaaaccgtttatCAGGTGATAATCACCACTATGAATGAAATTTGAAAGAACTTAATCGTGATTCAAAATTCATGCTGGCCACAActtgtgaatttggaggttttagggGGAATTTTACAGTGTTCCTGTCAAGATCATCCATATGAGAGTTAAAGGATCTTATCGTTTGTATGTACAGCGGAAATAATCGTTACCAGCTGATGGaaggagtagatttcacataagcAACATGATGAGCCCAAAATGCTTGAGTATCTATACCAGTCAAGGGTGCTGGCATCTAGAACGTGGGCAAAAGCTCCCATCAGAGACTTCTTTGAGGCAGGACAAGACACTCAATACGCAGGCATTCAAAGATAAAATACAt
Protein-coding regions in this window:
- the LOC131234830 gene encoding NDR1/HIN1-like protein 3: MADEKHASLNGAYYGPPIPPQQGHHWRDRRRGGLRTTLFNLIVAIIVVLGITTLVLWLVFRPSKMKVYVRSATLTEFDLITNNTLHYNLTLDVVIRNPNKRIGIYYDRLEAKAYYEGERFAYSPLPAFYQGHKNTTNLRPVFVGDVPIRLENSDVVDFNREKGEGFFSIDVEIYARIRFKIGSVKTKRFKPDFECELKVPLTTNGSSSAVGFIGTKCDVDF